A single genomic interval of Ciona intestinalis unplaced genomic scaffold, KH HT001075.1, whole genome shotgun sequence harbors:
- the LOC108950842 gene encoding uncharacterized protein LOC108950842 isoform X2, translating to MMFVFFQVLKILNFPLVSAVHVGAHCIFLASNLKQRVLYVYDPMGQDSSYHRKQLKNWKGFWRHHLPSSSQKWRVVSSPYENQEDGNNCGILVLKILQIC from the exons ATGATGTTCGTGTTTTTTCAGGTTCTAAAGATACTAAATTTCCCGTTGGTTTCAGCAGTACATGTTGGTGCACACTGCATTTTTCTG GCTAGTAATTTAAAGCAGCGTGTGCTGTACGTGTATGACCCAATGGGTCAGGATTCAAGCTATCATAGAAAACAGTTGAAAAACTGGAA aggTTTCTGGCGACATCATTTACCCTCTTCATCTCAAAAGTGGAGGGTTGTATCTTCACCTTATGAGAATCAGGAAGATGGCAACAACTGTGGAATTCTTGTGTTAAAG atacttcagatttgttga
- the LOC108950842 gene encoding uncharacterized protein LOC108950842 isoform X1 encodes MMFVFFQVLKILNFPLVSAVHVGAHCIFLASNLKQRVLYVYDPMGQDSSYHRKQLKNWKGFWRHHLPSSSQKWRVVSSPYENQEDGNNCGILVLKFAEFYIKK; translated from the exons ATGATGTTCGTGTTTTTTCAGGTTCTAAAGATACTAAATTTCCCGTTGGTTTCAGCAGTACATGTTGGTGCACACTGCATTTTTCTG GCTAGTAATTTAAAGCAGCGTGTGCTGTACGTGTATGACCCAATGGGTCAGGATTCAAGCTATCATAGAAAACAGTTGAAAAACTGGAA aggTTTCTGGCGACATCATTTACCCTCTTCATCTCAAAAGTGGAGGGTTGTATCTTCACCTTATGAGAATCAGGAAGATGGCAACAACTGTGGAATTCTTGTGTTAAAG tTTGCagaattttatataaaaaaatga
- the LOC108950842 gene encoding uncharacterized protein LOC108950842 isoform X3, whose product MMFVFFQVLKILNFPLVSAVHVGAHCIFLASNLKQRVLYVYDPMGQDSSYHRKQLKNWKGFWRHHLPSSSQKWRVVSSPYENQEDGNNCGILVLKNFI is encoded by the exons ATGATGTTCGTGTTTTTTCAGGTTCTAAAGATACTAAATTTCCCGTTGGTTTCAGCAGTACATGTTGGTGCACACTGCATTTTTCTG GCTAGTAATTTAAAGCAGCGTGTGCTGTACGTGTATGACCCAATGGGTCAGGATTCAAGCTATCATAGAAAACAGTTGAAAAACTGGAA aggTTTCTGGCGACATCATTTACCCTCTTCATCTCAAAAGTGGAGGGTTGTATCTTCACCTTATGAGAATCAGGAAGATGGCAACAACTGTGGAATTCTTGTGTTAAAG aattttatataa